From the genome of Tripterygium wilfordii isolate XIE 37 chromosome 6, ASM1340144v1, whole genome shotgun sequence:
TTGAACGGGGTGTATCTGCTGCATTGTTACAGTCTAGAAATACTTGTTTAGGATGTTCAGAAACTTGTTCATGGAATCTTTCAATGATAAGTTAATCATCAAGTTGTGGCTACATCTAATCCTTCTCATATTATTTAATGTCTTGATCTATAAGTAGTTTGGATACTTATGAAGAATTGTGCCGTCCCGTCCCGATGTTTGGCATTCAATAATTTAACATGTTGGTTTTTCATACCTATATATGCCTACAGGGGAAGAGGGTAAGCACAATATTCTTTGAGGAAGAAAATCATTGACTTGTAATTGTTATGAGCAAATTTAAGGTTGGGCTCTGCTGAAATTAATTCATACATTCAGATCTCTCAGCTGACTTGTACGAGTTGTACATAGAAGAATGGAAGGCAGAATTCGATTTGAGTTTGTTCTTCACCAGAATTCACCTTCCAAACTTTGGAGTGAGACCCATTTGATGCTGTTCGGTTTAGTATTGAGATGTCTTCTTGGCTCATCCACATAGTTCGGGTGTTGTTTGTTCAGCTCATCACATCAACTTGGCCTTGATCGACAACTCGGGGTGAGCCTTTTTGGCACCTCAAAAACACCTTGCTCgacacctctatggaaagttGTTTGGCACCTTGGCAACACCTTACTCGGCACCTTGGCGGGGTAGGTGTGGCACCTCGAAAACCTTGATCGACACCTCGGTGACACGCTCGTCATTTCATTGGAGGGTAATTTTTAGTATCATCATAAGCCTCATACCTCTGCATGCGCGATCTGTTCGATCGGGGTGATGGTATAAGCCAACCAAGTTGCAGAGCATCATGTTGCTCGGGTCCTCTATGGTTGATCGAGGTGCTTTTCCTTTGGGGGTCCGAGCATGTTTCATTGCTTGGATTCCCTTCTTTTGGCTAGTGGTTGTTGAGTTTGTTTGCTCAGCCACTTGAACTTGAAAATTTTCGTAAGTGTCAGTGTTTGTCGAGGAGATTTGTGTTGTAGGGCGTATTGTTCCAACCAAGGTGCGGTGGGCTGTACGATGGACAATGCTAGCCGAGGAGCTTCGTACTTAGGACGTAATGTGTTAGCCGAACTGAGGTGAGTTGTAGGGCACACCTTGTCGAGATGCTCTCTCCTTAGGTGTCGTGTGTTGTGTCTCGTGTGGGGTGCTTGGGTACATTCTTCTCGGCTGGGCACCTCGGCTCTACCTTGATCAACGGTCGAGGTAGATCCTCTTTTGATGCGCTACTCGACATCTTGTGTCACGTGTCATGATTTTATTGGAGGATGATTTTATattatcattatttatttatgatgagagtcaaataattaatttttctacactcaatataatataatataatagctATTTCAATATCAGAAATTCAATCATAGAGtactaaaacaaaagaaataaaaaaaaacctgaaaaaacAACTTTTAGTTGATGGTGTTatataaaatgagaaaattttaagACAGATTTCAAGGGCTCGAACAGTAATTCTATAGAAGCCcaaatgaaaattaaaagaCCCCTAAGAAATCAGTTGACCTAAATACCCTTCCATCTCTGCTTACCCAAAAACCTGTATTTCCCTTCTCAACCCTCAACGCACACACTCCCTCTTCTGCCCCTTCTCTAATTCCCAATCCAACCCTTCTCATCGTCTGCCCTTCCCGATGTTCTCCAGTTACCCGCCAATTTCCCTCTAATACCCAATTTTCAAATTCTTTATGCTGATTTTCTCACTCACATCGTCAATCTCTGCCTCTCGCGAAAGCCCCAAGTTGTCTTCTTTCGAAATTCGATCCGCGCCTTTTGTTATGGTACTGCTTCTACACTTTACTTCTCCTAAACCCatttgttgcttttttttttgtgtgttataTGCGAGATAGACCTGTAGTCTGTGTTTGCTGCTGGGTTTTTGGTCCTCTCTTTTTTGGGCGTTAATTGGTATTTTTTGCTCTTGATCTGTTtctaattttatgttttgtgaTTGTTTTGATTGGTGGTATCTGTTGgtttttcttgaaatttggtAGTTTGGTGAGTAGGTTAGTACAACAGCAGTGATCGAAGTTAATTTTGTAGCTGACAGAGTTTGTCAATATCTTGTTATACATGAACATGATTGGTTGTCAAGGTAGAGTCTTTGCATtcgattttttgttctttttttttaatttcttttgaagCTAATAGATTCTGTTCTATTTTCGAagggttttctttttccttatctCTAGACATGCATTTTCGATTCTTGACTGGGATTATCCTATTTGATTGCTCATAAATAACGAAGAGGAAGGATTTAACATTTGGACTTGTTGTGGTCTTGGGAATATGCCATTCGCCTATGAATTTCACTTATAAtctcaaatatttttcttataaCATGTATTGGTTATGATATGTGAAAGAGTAGTGATGAGAGCAGCAGTGTGGGGTTTTGGGCGGCGCGGGTTGAGTTTGGGTGGTCTTTccttaaaatatttattcttttcttcTGCATTTAGATAGCCATTCTATTCTGTTTGTCTTAATACATGAGGTGTtgtaatatttctttctttcattgtcAAGTTCAGTGACGCAAGACTCGCCTGGTTGCATGTCGTGAAAAGCTGTCACTCTGTAAATTGTTTACTGTTCAATAAGTGACAGAATGTATGTGAGCCTCTTAGGATAAACTGCTGAATCAGGTATGTTCTTCAGTTGTATTTATCTTATGTGTACTTTTTACCTAGTTTGGAGGATTGTGCTCTAGGTTTCAAATGGTTATTTTCCATGACATTGGTTTCTTGCTTGGCAGGCATAATCGATTCAGTTGGAAAGTCATTGTTTCAGCTATCAGTTTATAAATTGGTATTACTTTGTTCGTGGGCGAGTTATTGCTGTTAATAATATATTCTGATTGATTACTTCAATGACTAATCATGAATTGATACTGGGGCGAAGTCACAATTTGGCTCTGGGGCAGAATCAGACATTGGTGCTGGGCCATAATAATATGGGGCTTGGTCAGAATCATGAACTTGAATTAAGACAAACCCATGAACATCATTTGGGTTTGGGACCAAACCACCATGAACTGGGCCTAGGGCATCCTCATGACCATGATCTGGGGTTAGGACAGAGCCATGACCATGACCTAGGATTGGGACACGGACATGGTGACGGAGACGATGATGGCCACAATTATGGCCATGCTAATGAGCTGCCACTGGATCGAAAACCTGAACATGTTGAGCATGAGTTGGCTCTTCCTTCGCAGAACCATGAGTTATCTTTATCAGAAAACCATGAATTGGTTGTTTCAGATGGCCAAGAACTTGATGAGAATCTTGAACTAGCTGTGGATCAGaaccaggagatggagatggaatCTCAGGATTTGGCTATTCAGGAATCTCATCTTTTACTTGATCCTCTTCAAGTTGTTCAGGCCCGTACTGTTGTTGCAAGTCCTAATTACGAGCTTTCTGTGGGGCAAGAGTTTTCAGATGTCAAGAGCTGCCGTAGGGCATTGAGGGATACAGCAATCGCTCTCCATTTTGAAATCCAGACCATAAAGTCAGACAAGACCCGCTTCACAGCCAAATGTGCAACTGAGGGATGCCCATGGCGCATACATGCAGCAAAGCTCCCTGGTGTCCCAACTTTCACAATCAGGACCATCCACGAGTCACATACATGTGGAGGAATATCTCATCTTGGCCACCAGCAAGCCTCAGTTCAATGGGTTGCAAACTCTGTGGAGCAACGGCTTATGGAAAATCCAAGTTACAAGCCAAAAGAGATACTGGAGGAGATTCACCGGATTCATGGGATAACCTTATCTTATAAGCAAGCCTGGCGAGGCAAGGAGCGTATCATGGCTGCTATGCGTGGATCCTTTGAAGAGGGGTATCGCTTACTTCCACAATATTGTGAACAGGTGAAGCAAACGAATCCAGGGAGTATAGCATCTGTTTATGGAAACCCAACAGATAACAATTTCCAGCGTTTATTTATATCTTTCCAGGCATCAATATATGGTTTTCTGAATGCATGTAGGCCACTCCTTGGCCTTGATAGAACCTTTCTTAAAAGTAAGTATCTTGGGACTTTGCTTCTTGCAACTGCTTTTGATGGAGATGGTGCTCTATTTCCTCTGGCATTTGGCGTTGTTGATGATGAGAATGATGATAATTGGATGTGGTTTCTGTCTGAACTTCATAACCTGCTCGAGATTAATACGGAAAATATGCCTAGGCTTACAATTTTGTCAGATAGGCAGAAGGGAATCGCAGAGGCAGTAGAGGCAAATTTCCCAACAGCTTTTCATGGATTTTGCATGTGTCACCTGAGTGAGAGTTTCCGAAAGGCGGTTAATAATAACTCAATGCTTGTCAATCTGCTGTGGGAAGCTGCTCATGCATTGACTGTAATTGAATTTGAAGCAAAGATTCTAGAGATTGAAGAGATATCACAAGATGCTGCATACTGGATTCGTCGAATTCCTCCGCGATTGTGGGCGACTGCTTATTTTGAAGGAACAAGGTTCGGGCATTTGACAGCTAATATAGTTGAATCATTAAATTCTTGGATTCTGGAGGCCTCAGGGCTTCCAATAATTCAGATGATGGAGTGCATTAGGAGGCAGCTAATGACATGGTTCAATGAACGTAGAGAGACCAGTATGCAATGGACATCAATACTTGTCCCTTCTGCTGAGAGGCGTGTAGCAGAGGCTCTTGAGCGTGCACGCACCTATCAGGTGCTTCGTGCTAACGAAGCCGAATTTGAAGTTATCTCTCATGAAGGAACGAATATTGTAGACATACGGAATCGCTGTTGTCTTTGTAGGGGATGGCAGTTGTATGGTTTGCCCTGTGCACATGCTGTGGCTGCCCTTCTCTCCTGCCGGCAGAATGTCCACAGATTCACAGAAAGTTGTTTCACTATAGCTACCTATAGAAAGACATATTCACAAACCATTCATCCAATTCCAGATAAAAGTCTTTGGAAGGAGTTATCTGAGGGAGACCCCAATGCCAACAGAGCTCTTGAGGTTGTAATCAACCCACCAAAGTCACTTCGTCCACCTGGTCGACCAAGAAAGAAGCGAGTGCGAGCAGAAGATCGTGGTCGTGTTAAGAGAGTCGTGCATTGTAGCCGTTGCAATCAGACGGGCCATTTTCGAACTACTTGTGCAGCACCAATTTAAATCATGACTGGTATAAATAACTCTGGTTAGGTCGCTCGTGTGTGGAAGGCTTCTTGCTGCTATTATTCATGTAGTATCGAACTAGTTTCGACttttaaagtgttttttttttctttttcttttcctttccctttttaTGTTCTTTGTGATATTGATGCAAATTAACTTATAATCAGCTATCCCACTGAATGTTCACGTTAATAATACAAAGTCATGGAAGATTATACAGATTTTTGCTTCTTGCTTGGCAGGTAGAGTTCTTGTTGCTCAGCATGAAGTTTGCAAATTGGATTTGTCCATGCATGCTCATTCTTACAGATATATATCAGATGATAAACATGATTGTGAGTGCGCAAACTATCTGCTTTAGCCTTTATCCACTCTTTGTTTTCCATCTATAGCCTCTGGTTTGTGCCGTCGTTGAATGTGGAGTGTAACTCCTAAGAGTGGTATTAGAGGGAGGTTGTTTAGCTTGAATGTGGATTGTATCTGCATAACTCCTTCTTCCACATAGTGGGTTTGATCCCGACCCACAAGTGAGGGGATATATGTGGTAAAAATGTTCATATAGCTAAAATTCATATTTGATAGACggtttgtaaacccatttgttCCTCTAATTTCCGCATTAGTTATTTGCTAATCGTATTTGATCATGAACGTCATATGTTGTGTTTTACACAATCAAATGGTATCGGAATGAAGTTGTTTAGTTTGAATGTGAAATGTACATGTGTGGCTCTTGGTTTTAGTAATGGACTTAACCCTGCGGTCCACAAGCGAGGAGAAGATTTGTTGAGGAAAAAAATCTCATATcgctaaaataaatatttgatgGGCTGTTTATAATCAAAGCCATCTCCCCGCCCTTAAGAAGAGCCATCAGGACCGTCGGTACAAGGTCCTGCATCTACTGAAACCAACAGCTATGCAGCATTCTGttaggagagagaagagagagagagaggccatGACTTTGTTTGGTATCCACGAATTGGCGCGAATGCAGTGGAGAAAACACCGAACTGGAAGGCCATCGCGAAGAATGTCAGCCTCTCAACGCCAATCGATCTCTCTTCACCACATTCAGTTCCACTCACTCCcacatttttttcattttcctgcATTtcgctttctctctcctcaagcTTCCGCAGGAAAAATTTGCATTGCATTTATCGTTGATAAGCTCTTGATCTGGTTTGATTTGTGtcaaaaaattagggttttctgTCCTCTTTGGCCCTGCTTTATCCAATTATCGTTAATTTTTGGGGGGACCGTGTTTTCTTGCTGGATCTCAGTCGGCCATGGTTATGGTTCGAGTGTTTCAATTCCTGATACAGCAAGATCTGATGGAGAAAGAAGTTGTTTGCCAATAAACTTTTCATTGAAAGCTTAAAAATGGTGAGTGAGCTTCAGTCTTGAATTCATTCTTGTTGAATTTTTAGCCTTATGAATCTGAaaatttctttctattttcaatTGCTGCTACGACTTAAATGTGATGGACGGTTGTTTCCGAGGTATTTGTTGAGTGTGCACTGAAACAATTATGTGACTAGTTGAAAATCTCATACCTACTCACATAAAAAatgtccgctttgggtttacTGTTCCTGTATCCATTGGGTCCGCACCCGCATGGCTTTGTTCTTCCTGGATTGTCTCACGTAATGGTACTTAGGCACATCTAGAGGCCTATTAGTTTGGCAGGAACTTGAGTTTCCTTATAAATCACACAATTGGACATCCCAAACCGATGTGGGAAAGGCATAGAGCAAttagcttatcaaaaaaaaaaggcatagaGATTGATCAATTTGACTCTAAAATTTCTAGAAGAAATTAAGTGTTCAAGTACTTGTCTTGAACACCTGAAAGACAGTGGAACAAGTAAAAGGAATATGATTGCAAAGAAAATTCAAAGCATATATGTTTATCTGCTAAAATATCACAAACAGTACCTACTAACAATAGCTTTAAATTgtacatcaaaaaaaaaaaaaaagctttaaatttaaaatattttataattttatgaaGAATGAAGATATATCCCAATTTATGGTCACTAGTTGCATGATTTTCCACCGGCTTGTATCAATCTATTTATTACACTAATATTCCTTCTCTGAACGTCTGATTATGCACTCACATCATTCTCTGGTCTGTATCTTCAGGGAACTCCTGTCAACATCATTGTAGGTTCTCATGTCTGGATTGAAGATCCAGAACAATCTTGGATTGATGGACAGGTATCAAAGATTACCGGGAAAGATGCTGAGATTGAAACTAGCAATGGGAAGAAGGTAGGTGGTTTACTTTGCCTTTgctttaacttttgaatttggaatccttaagagaaaaagaaacactATCGGTCAAGATTTTTTAGTCAGATATGACTTTAACTTGTATATTTCACCTCCTCATATTCTTGGATCATAAATGCATTCAGGAACTAGTGCATGATTCTGAAATGGGAAAATTTTATGTAAGCCAATCAAGTTTAGCACTATCGCATGCTTCCTACTTCACTGAATCAAAATCCAGAAAATCTTGGGTTTCatctttcatcatcatcatccgagtctttatcccaaaagtttgggttggctacatgagtctatgagtaAATCAATGGAAATCCACTACGTGTATATGTTtcctccattcatttctatctaggatcataTTTTCATCAACTCATATTCATATCCTTTCTAACTACTTTAAGTCGTGTATTTTGAGGTCTTCATATTCGCTTTCTTAGTCTCTCTTACCCAAATTCTCTAGATTCTCCTCACTGTCGTATtgctatctctacgttgtacatactcataccatcttaaatgatTTTCTCGCAACTTATCATCAATTGATGttactcctaccttagatctaGTAGTCTCATATCTTATCCTATCTTCCCTCATGTTGCCACACATCCAAAGAAGCATTCACATTTTCACTATATGCATCTTTTGGATATGTTGTATCTTAATAACCCAACACTCAGACCCATATATCAGTGTGGGTCGTATAACTGACCTATAGAATTTTTTCTTACATCTTAGAGTTGGAAGAATCCTTCAGTCGCATAAAACTCTGAACGCACCCTCCACTTCATTCATCtatttttaatcctattaaGTACATCTTCACTAATGTCTCCGCCATCTTGGAAAATCGAGCCAAGATATGTAATtcttactttttgttacttctGTCCCATCTAATACAATCGTTTGTTTTTACTTTGACTGCgcttactaaacttacatttcatagATTAAATCCTTTAGACACTAATATTTGCCTCCATATCACAAATtttaaaccaattttttttttttttttgtattttcatcTAATCCTATTTGGGGGCTTAAGTACTTATGACGTTGATTATTTTCTTCCCTAGCACAAATTTAGTCATTATGATCttatctcattttctttttatccCTACAATATATTCTTTTAGTTCTTTATCTATTACTATGCCTACACCATTTCTATTTCTATCCATTCAAGTGTAGCATAATTTATAACATATGTTTTCGATGTCTCTAGATTTTTCACCCACTCATTTAGTCTCTTGGAGACACATTATATTAACCCTACATCTAATTATGGTGTCAACCAGTTCAGTTAATTTGTCTATAAATGACCCAATGTTCCAAGTGTCTATCCTAACTTTATAATTATGGACTACTTTCTTACCCCACCCATCCATAACGGGGGAACCATTGCCTATGGAGGTACGTCCGTGCCAGCCCTTGCTCATTTATTGTTACACCTGCCCCAATTTCTCATTTTGACTCATGTTCATAGGTTTGACAAAGTTTTACACTGACTGTCAACCTATCGAAACCCTCATCCTTTATCCGGGCTTGAGACTGGCTGCAAGCGCAGATGAAGTTTCATCTTTATTGTTTATAAATGTTTATATTTTAGCCATAATTTGAAGTACATCCTTCTTGCCATAATAATGTCATTGCTTATACATAGTTCTTATTTCTTTTTGGTACTTCTCAAGGTTGTTGCAAACTTATCAAAAATATATCCAAAAGATATGGAACATCCTGCTGGTGGAGTTGATGACATGACAAAGCTATCTTATTTACATGAGCCTGGTGTTCTGCAGAATCTGAAAACAAGATATGAACTGAATGAAATCtatgtgagattttttttcccGTTTTGTTTGGGATATATCATGCCAGgagattttatttttcctgCCATAGTAACATGTAGGATAATTTATCAATATTTTGATTTAATGGCAGACCTATACTGGGAATATACTTATCGCCATAAATCCATTCCAAAGATTGCCTCATATTTATGATGCTCATATGATGCAACAATACAAGGGAGCACCATTTGGAGAACTAAGTCCGCATGTTTTTGCGGTTGCTGATGTTGCATATAGGTAATTTCTATTCCCAGTTTGCATGATACATTACTTTCGTTTTCAGAGAACTTGACACTCAACATCAATGTTTAATAAAATCAGGGCAATGATTAATGAGGGTAAAAGCAATTCAATTCTAGTCAGTGGTGAAAGTGGAGCTGGTAAAACAGAGACGACGAAAATGCTTATGCAGTACCTTGCCTTTTTGGGAGGTCGAGTTGCTACTGAAGGAAGAACAGTGGAACAACAAGTTCTTGAAGTATGTTGAACTACTTATCTTTTGCTCCATCTGTAAATGAAGTTATTATTGGATCATTTTATCTCCAATGTTTATGTCCTTATTTCTCATGTCATTTTATTGACTATTATTTCATCTTAATGCAGTCAAATCCAGTCCTTGAAGCATTTGGTAATGCTAAAACCGTTAGAAATAACAATTCGAGGTGAGGCACTTTTTCTTTGTCAAGTAATGAAGGAGGATGTTGATTAAATTAAACTTCCGTTAAAACTTTTTGGTAACgttaacgtgaaaagctctgacTTTTCTACATGTCTAATGAACTGAATATGCTATTGAGCCCATTCAATGAAAAAAACATTTGCTAGAATAAAATGCAATGCCTTTTTTTCGTGTTCTCTATTAATCTTTCTAACAAGAGTGAAACTGTTTTGTTGACTGGAATCTCCTATTTATTTATTCGAAACGAATCCCTATGTTGATGGTgttatgacttttttttttttggtatgttggTTTTATGACATTGAAGTTCTTGAAATTTCAATTGGTGCAGTCGTTTTGGTAAATTCGTGGAGATACAGTTTGATAAGCATGGAAGAATTTCAGGAGCCGCCATTAGAACTTATCTTCTAGAGAGATCTCGAGTATGCCAAGTATCAGATCCCGAGCGTAACTACCATTGCTTTTACCTTCTTTGTGCCGCGCCACAGGAGGTAATATTATGTTGGAATGAAGAACTCACCTCTGAAACTAGGATTAATAATATATCTCTTAattgtgtctcaaattgtagTTGAATCATTTCACCATTTTAACAGGAAGTTGAGAAGTACAAGTTGGGAAACCCAAAATCATTCCACTATCTTAACCAATCAAACTGCTATGAATTGGTCGGTGTAAGTGATGCCCATGACTATCTAGCCACTAGGAGAGCAATGGATATTGTTGGAATAAGTCAAAAGGATCAGGTAATGATCATGCGCTTGGAGCCTCATCATATATGTGATGCGTGAAGCAATATCTTTAACCAACGAATACTTTTGAAATTGATGTTCGATTATTGCTGCCAGTGCCCACTGTGGATGTGATTTATATGTTCATTAGTCATTTCACAACCTTCTAGTTCCTATatatttattgtcttttttctttcttttttgtcttaGTTGACGACAGAAATATCTTActtttttctcctcctttttttaCTATGTTATCTTTTTTGTTGGATGGATAAAAGATTTTAATCTATTAACAACTTTAATCTTCTTTTCAGCAGTATCCGTgctgtttgaattttgaagagtCTCTCTTTCAGTTCTGACGTCACTGTGCTTCATTCCCCTTTAAACTGTAGTTTGTTATCATATGAATGtatcaaaaatttcaaacattagcTTTAAAATTTTATGCTTGACTATTCCCTTAACACTTGGTTGAAGTACAGAAGTATTTGTCTTGATAAATAAAGCTAATCTTCTGCAACTGTCAATGAGATATCTGGTTTGAACAGTAGCTCCCATTCTCAGAGCAAGGCATCT
Proteins encoded in this window:
- the LOC120000806 gene encoding uncharacterized protein LOC120000806 is translated as MTNHELILGRSHNLALGQNQTLVLGHNNMGLGQNHELELRQTHEHHLGLGPNHHELGLGHPHDHDLGLGQSHDHDLGLGHGHGDGDDDGHNYGHANELPLDRKPEHVEHELALPSQNHELSLSENHELVVSDGQELDENLELAVDQNQEMEMESQDLAIQESHLLLDPLQVVQARTVVASPNYELSVGQEFSDVKSCRRALRDTAIALHFEIQTIKSDKTRFTAKCATEGCPWRIHAAKLPGVPTFTIRTIHESHTCGGISHLGHQQASVQWVANSVEQRLMENPSYKPKEILEEIHRIHGITLSYKQAWRGKERIMAAMRGSFEEGYRLLPQYCEQVKQTNPGSIASVYGNPTDNNFQRLFISFQASIYGFLNACRPLLGLDRTFLKSKYLGTLLLATAFDGDGALFPLAFGVVDDENDDNWMWFLSELHNLLEINTENMPRLTILSDRQKGIAEAVEANFPTAFHGFCMCHLSESFRKAVNNNSMLVNLLWEAAHALTVIEFEAKILEIEEISQDAAYWIRRIPPRLWATAYFEGTRFGHLTANIVESLNSWILEASGLPIIQMMECIRRQLMTWFNERRETSMQWTSILVPSAERRVAEALERARTYQVLRANEAEFEVISHEGTNIVDIRNRCCLCRGWQLYGLPCAHAVAALLSCRQNVHRFTESCFTIATYRKTYSQTIHPIPDKSLWKELSEGDPNANRALEVVINPPKSLRPPGRPRKKRVRAEDRGRVKRVVHCSRCNQTGHFRTTCAAPI